GGGGAGGTCTTCTTAACTGATGAGAGCTTGGATGCTCTTTTAGCACGGGGCTCAAATGTTTTTCAGGCATTCTGAGTGCTGTGATACCACCTCTCTATCATTCCTCTTTACTTGCCATTCCCCCAGCCTTGTTGTCGGAGGAGAGAACGAAGATCAAGAACATCAATAGAAAAACCAATAgaaacagaaacaacagaaacagaTTACCAACGTGAGAAGAGAGAATGTAAGGTACATACCTGACTTTAGAaagaaaggtaaagttgtgctgttgagtcggtgtcaacgcctggtgcccacagagccctgtggctgtctttggtagaatacaggaggggtttaccattgccatctcccgcacagtatgagaggttgcctttcagcatcttcctatatcactgcttcccgatataggtgttttccatagtctgggaaacataccagcggggattcaaaccagcaacctctggcttgctaatagcCCTTTTAAACTGCCATTAGTAGGTTATGTTCTGCTTAACTGTGGGCCAGTCCAGATGATACCTTATTGGCCCATGTAATCAGAAAGGAGACGTGTCAAGAGTGTGCCCTTTGCTACATCTTCTGTAAAgatcctgacacacacacacagcacatccTTTTATCATGGGTgggttgttcatctgaatggctgctcagatgaacagccccctcatgtgataaagggatgtcCAGAAGAACATTGGGAGGTCCATGGAAAACATCCCGGTGGGCTTGGTCTTGGCATGCCCCCCTTTTAATTGCATGGGCTGAAAAGATGCGGATTCATTGGAaccatctctgtctctctgtaTCTGTACACAGACACACTGTCACGTGTCAGGCAATAGTTTTAAATTTCCATACACACAAAATAATTAATGTATGCAAATCGATGTGATTATGTTTTTCCTGTATGGATGCTGCAACCCTAGTGAATATCTTCCTCCCCGCCCTCACAGAAGTCTGTCCCCAGACCTGCAGATTGCCCAAGGACACATACCCTCAGCTTTCACCAGCACTCCTTAATGATAGTTTGCCTTTAATGAACTGGTACTTCCTATGGTGCATTTTTGTAGAGGCAGCAAAGTCCTGCATGGGAGGAAGAGTCTCATGGCCTATTCCCATAACAAATAAGCAAATAACTGAGCAGATTGTGGCTGAATATAATGGTTCTAGGGATACTATTCCATAGTTTCCACTGTAGAAAGTATAGTTTAGGATTAAATATGTTTGACCAGGCATTAATAGCTCAGGGAGCTAATGGTTCAACAAGCAAAAGTCCAATCTGTCAATCCCCACATATTACTACTTTTAAATCTCATGGTTTTCAAGGACCTGAATCATATTGTCCACACCTAGGCTCTGTTTTCTGTATTCTAGCTGGAAAGAAAAAGCTGCAACCCATTGCAACAGAAAGGCAGCAATCTGCTTCTCACCCTATTCTTGCCTCTCTTTCTGAGGTAGCCCTACCATGGGGCAAgacaaggcagcagattttggatgCCATTACGGGCAGCAGAGTGGGAAACCCACAGATCTGACCTATGGGGCGCAATCCACTGCAAAAATCTCTTGCCGCATGAAAGTGAGCAGTAGCTGACGGGAGTAGAGTAGTGCTCTCACtactggttccccccacccccaaccccccaccaCGGTACTTGCAGGGCACTTTCTGTTGGAATGGCCCTATATTAACTACCGGGAAGTGAATGGGTGGCTGCCATCTGTATTTTTCATTCCAGGCACCAAAGTGCTTTTGGCCAGTCCTGCCCTCCCATGCTCCTCACTGTGCTTGTGAGAAAACAATGGCCCAAGTTAGCAAATCAATACCACTGAAACAGTCCCTCAGTAACACTGACACAGCATAGCCgtgctggtgtagtggttagagtgctggactaggaccggggagaccaagagttcaaatccccattcagccatgaaactagcggggtgactctgggccagtcacttctctctcagcctagcctacttcacagggttgttgtgaggagaaacttaagtatgtagtacaccgctctgggctccttggaggaagagtgggatataaatttgcccctgctaactgggcaaagaggcaccgtttactgtggtgattctctttatttagcaggggaagagtaactggccctatccacccccagcacaggacctccagtgactgttgctggtgtctgtcttgtgtttcttttcagtttgtgagcccattggggacagagatccatcttatttgtttattattttaaaccgccctgagctatttttggaagggcggtatagaaatcgaaataataataataataataataataataataataataataataatgaaaaataagctaaaacaatcgacatagcaataccaggggatagcagaatagaagaaaaagaaatagaaaaaataacaaaatacaaagatctacaaattgaaattgaaaggctgtggcagaagaagaccaaaataatcccagtggtaactggcgccctgggtgcagttccaaaagaccttgaagagcacctcaacatcacaggggccacagaaatcaccatcagccagttaccaaaagcagctttactgggaacagcctatattctgcaacgatatctataacaacagcaacaacattgacaataaaatccagccatcccaggtccttaggaaggactcgatgtctggataaaacaaaccagtcaataacacctgtctgactgtataaataaatatataataataacaataaatgtaataataatgataataactgCCCATATCTTTGGCACAGAGACAAATCCTATTGAAAGCTAGTGGCAAGAATAGACTAAACGTGCCATGAACCTCGTAGACTGGTAATATTATGTGGGGTTGGTGGCAGGGGGAACATAAGTAGgtttatcaacttgtggaattctctgccacaagatgtggtgacagccaacaacctggatggctttaagaggggtttggataacttcatggaggagaggtctctcaacggctactaataggagggctacaggccacctccagcctcacaggcaggatgcctctgagtaccagttgcaggggagtaacagcaggagagagggcacgccctcaactcctgcctgtggcttccagcagcatctggtgggccactgtgcgaaacaggatgctggactagatggatccagcagggctgttcttatgttatcaaGGGTGATCTTTACAGACATTATACTTTTAGAAGTCAAGAGGGGGATGATCCAGGGGTGCAAAGATGCTAATATTTTATCAACTTGACAGTATTCCCATACAGAAATACAAAAAGGTTTTCATTCATATGATTTCTCAAAATATTAATACAATatgtttaaaatgctttaaataaaattGTATATATAGTATACATAtaattctaaaattaattttagaattttaattctaaaattaattttagaattatataaaattatataGAGATGCATGCCTATATATCTCTTTAACAAGAAATGCCTCAATGATCGatacaattctttaaaaaacccaccaaaaacttAACCAGAACACTCCTATCCATTCACAACGTGCTGCAAAATAATTTAATAAGACCAAGTTCTCAGAAGTCCAATCAGCATGACTTTATTTCAGTGTCGTGGTAGTGTGAATCATGGTAGTGAATTGTGGTAGTGTGGCTTTCACAGGCACCCATTGACTAGTGCCTGTGACAAACACTAATGAGCAAGGAACACATGTCCCATTTATGGAAacttatactagggatgtgcagaactggctcACCACTGAACTGGTCCTCCACGAACTGGGCTGGATTGAGTGATTCGATCATGAACTGCTCTGGACCAGGCCAAGTCGGTTTGTCAGCCTGACCAGCCCAGCTGGTGGAttcaactgaaccggttcagggACCCTccgttcagtccaaatttggtccgaatttggactgaaccatgaCACCCAGTCCATTCACACCCCTAACTTAAACAGTTTGACATGGCTTTTTCTGTTTTACGTAGCTTTTTCCATTATTTTCCTCTTTCTGCTCAGCAGATGTTAAAACACTTCCCCAAATTGCCAAAAAACAAAGCACAAGGGACACTTCTCCATACATTCCCCTTCACCACCAGCAGCTCCTCCCTATTACATGTGTACTGTTATACAGTAGCAACTTATCCTAATAAACCAGTGGGGTACCAAATGAGGCACAattgcctctggttcccagaagTTCTCTCTCCCATCCCGCCCCACTCCGGTGTTAACctgagctgtgctgcctgcaggctggtcattcgtcAGGTAGACCTGCATGGGTTGGTCAATGACGATCAATATACAGCAGAACCGAGGCTAGAACAAGTGGAAAATCACTCCCATGGCTTGGGAAAAGAGCAGGACTTGTCTATACAAGCCCTTCTGCTTAGGGATTGAAGTCTGCTGAACCAAGTTAGCAAGGTGAGACCTAAAAATAATCAGAAATGCCCAGGCAGATttaatctatttattattattattaaaacatttataccgcccttccaaaaggctcacagcgattttcattaaaacaccattaaaatcaattaacaattaaaacaaaaattataaactgcataaaataataactaacaattaaaacatcataaaacaccaattaaatagccaaaatgatttaaaaacaagttttaaaaagcagagaaagcttggttgaagagatgtgttttcagaagcttcttaaaaattgccagagatggggaggctcgtatcttagtagggagtgcattccacaatcttggggcagcagctgagaaggcccgtctctgtgtagccaccaaacgagttggcggcagctggagacgaacctcctcaatCTACCTGATTTGTGGAGCTGGTCGGAGTCAGAGTCAGTCTCGCCCCAAGGTAATGTGAATCCAATTTCAGGAACAGCAAATGTAGGACAcattttgaaatccaaaacattGGATCTTCTAACCACAATGGCATCCAAGTGGAATCACCTCCAGGTCAGCACCAGGCAGGCTTCCTAGAAGGACTTGTTCCAGCAGGAAACAGGAAATGAATCAGTCGCTAGATGGCTGGCTAGCGCTATCTAGGAAGGGCCTTCCTGTATGGCCactctctctgctgccaccagattTTCAGGGAGAAATCAAAGGCTATAGCCCAGTTCTTCATATTACTTATTTTCTACTACCACGattattatttatatcctgcttttcaatgaaaaaactTTCCAAGAggtttacattgaaaaagaaTAACAAGAAGGTATTTCCCTGTCCCCGCAAATGGCTCtgaatccaaaaagaaacataaggtagacaccagtcaCTGTAGGGATCCTTTCCTGGGGTTGAACAGGACCTGTTGCTCTGCCCCCTGCTagatataaagagaatcaccctttgaaaggtgcctctttgtctagtTAGCAGGGTGGCCAAAGGCTAGAACGAACCTGTTTTTCCTATCCAGTGTGTGTCCATTCTTATCTGCTGACGTAAACTGTCACAGGGAGCATCTAGTCTTTCACTGATATGGCACTGATTTTTTGATCTAACAGAGGGGGGGatcaatttcccccctccttctcttaTTTTAGTGACACAATTCATTGCTGCCCATTTTTAGGCTGCTGTCACTATCCAGAAATGGTGGCGTGGTGAGCTGGTCCGCCGTACTCTGCTACAAGCCGCCATCTATGTGCGGGTGATCCAGAAATGGTGGTCCTGTGTTGTTTGGCGGCTACGGAAGGAGAAAAGATTAAGGgcattggtgaagtacacttggcCTACAAAAGCTTGCGTCCTGATGCAGTCAGTGATTAGGATGTGGCTTTTGAGAATTCAGTATAGGAAGATTCACAAGGCAGTCCTGATCATCCAGAAACACTGGAGGCACTACTGCTTCTGGAAAGACTCCAGCCTCTGTGCTGGTATCAATGCGAGTGATGATGGTATAGACTTGAACATTGAGATTGTCGTTGAGTAGAGGAACCCCACAGAGAAGATAGAAAAGGCTGCTTGAGA
Above is a window of Hemicordylus capensis ecotype Gifberg chromosome 2, rHemCap1.1.pri, whole genome shotgun sequence DNA encoding:
- the LOC128345011 gene encoding IQ domain-containing protein F2-like isoform X1; translated protein: MGQRCTTCKESCKKRCQKCPCCRRRERRSRTSIEKPIETETTETDYQREKRECKAAVTIQKWWRGELVRRTLLQAAIYVRVIQKWWSCVVWRLRKEKRLRALVKYTWPTKACVLMQSVIRMWLLRIQYRKIHKAVLIIQKHWRHYCFWKDSSLCAGINASDDGIDLNIEIVVE
- the LOC128345011 gene encoding IQ domain-containing protein F2-like isoform X2, which produces MLPCCRRRERRSRTSIEKPIETETTETDYQREKRECKAAVTIQKWWRGELVRRTLLQAAIYVRVIQKWWSCVVWRLRKEKRLRALVKYTWPTKACVLMQSVIRMWLLRIQYRKIHKAVLIIQKHWRHYCFWKDSSLCAGINASDDGIDLNIEIVVE